Proteins from a single region of Salvelinus fontinalis isolate EN_2023a chromosome 15, ASM2944872v1, whole genome shotgun sequence:
- the LOC129811472 gene encoding cytospin-A-like, which produces MGTFSSKDGHGPTGPSLDLFQTPPTSPVTSTLPALTPITPSTPGRPAAPVPVTALSPVPVPVTALSPVPVTALSPVPVTALSPVPVTALSPAPVTALSPVPVTALSPVPVTALSPAPVTAQGPAPVTAQGPAPVTAQGPAPVTAQGPAPVTAQGPAPVTALAPTPAPVTALAPAPVTAPALSGKRLLPISPGYSVIGPGFISLQGRTGSNAAVPEGWVVMGCNGGPTRSSPRIPVPQGKSSSMSPTKTPSSLGSSLSSASPISLVIPSGQSEKDSGLSLTTLEHHGAADNQGEIERLVEECRTALGLSPSQYATLNSADVLKHLLVERQELTAEVQSLQKTMQTERVEWHQFQSDLQVAVAVADRLRAEAEEELNTLRAAQMDTERELEAAQQRQKETDGQLVSLRGELRESRQRLVHLTQNQGPGQAQAQAKTQGMEMATGETSTLETQEGGNRGRERGISRFGRGRGDDKMEKRIQEEGNKNISVKEARTDTKSVANRYLRNVTNEERSGEEGCSMRETRRIVTQERARSLSRLPASSDSPAIMNGTSQSNTATIAGSTNKNQSQTRGRKGLEWQDSWSSTHTGKREEALNQYNSALAELPPNTTSKTRSQDGFNLLLRRHGGSKRNSLLRWCQSRTQGYKNIDITNFSSSWADGLAFCAVYHTYLPSHIPYCTLSPDNKSENLSLAFKTGENVGITTSLVSLLIRTCVI; this is translated from the exons ATGGGTACCTTCTCCAGCAAGGACGGCCATGGACCCACAG GGCCCAGCTTGGATTTGTTCCAAACCCCTCCTACTTCTCCAGTGACCTCCACCCTGCCTGCTCTTACTCCAATCACACCCTCTACACCAGGCCGGCCGGCAGCCCCAGTACCAGTCACAGCCCTATccccagtaccagtaccagtcaCAGCCCTATCCCCAGTACCAGTCACAGCCCTATCCCCAGTACCAGTCACAGCCCTATCCCCAGTACCAGTCACAGCCCTATCCCCAGCACCAGTCACAGCCCTATCCCCAGTACCAGTCACAGCCCTATCCCCAGTACCAGTCACAGCCCTATCCCCAGCACCAGTCACAGCCCAAGGCCCAGCACCAGTCACAGCCCAAGGCCCAGCACCAGTCACAGCCCAAGGCCCAGCACCAGTCACAGCCCAAGGCCCAGCACCAGTCACAGCCCAAGGCCCAGCACCAGTCACAGCCCTAGCCCCAACTCCAGCACCAGTCACAGCCCTAGCCCCAGCACCAGTTACAGCCCCAGCCCTAAGTGGGAAGAGACTCTTGCCCATCAGCCCAGGCTACTCTGTGATTGGTCCTGGGTTTATCTCCCTGCAAGGAAGAACAGGAAGTAATGCAGCAGTGCCTGAAGGGtgggttgtgatggggtgtaatGGAGGCCCCACCAGGTCTAGTCCCAGGATCCCTGTACCCCAGGGGAAGAGCTCATCGATGAGCCCCACCAAGACTCCTTCATCCCTGGGTAGCTCCCTGTCCTCGGCCAGCCCGATTAGCCTGGTCATCCCCTCGGGGCAGAGCGAGAAGGACAGTGGGCTGAGCCTGACCACGCTGGAGCACCATGGGGCTGCAGACAACCAGGGTGAGATTGAGAGGCTGGTGGAGGAGTGTAGGACAGCACTGGGTCTCAGTCCCAGTCAGTATGCAACACTAAACAGCGCAG aTGTGTTGAAGCATCTGCTAGTGGAGCGCCAGGAGTTGACCGCTGAGGTCCAGAGTCTGCAGAAGACCATGCAG ACGGAGCGCGTGGAGTGGCACCAGTTCCAGTCTGACCTGCAGGTGGCGGTAGCAGTGGCTGACCGGCTGAGGGCCGAGGCCGAGGAGGAGCTGAACACGCTCAGAGCGGCTCAGATGGATACAGAGCGCGAGCTGGAGGCTGCCcagcagagacagaaagagactgatGGGCAGCTGGTTAGCCTGAGAGGAGAGCTGAGGGAGAGCAGGCAGAGACTGGTCCACCTCACCCAGAACCAGGGACCAGGACAGGCCCAGGCTCAAGCCAAGACCCAGGGCATGGAGATGGCTACTGGGGAGACCAGCACACTGGAGACCCAGGAGGGGGGAAAccggggaagggagagggggatcaGCAGGTTTGGCCGAGGAAGAGGAGATGACAAGATGGAGAAGAGGATCCAGGAAGAAGGGAATAAGAATATAAGCGTGAAAGAGGCTCGAACAGACACTAAGAGCGTGGCCAACAGGTACTTGAGGAACGTGACCaatgaggagaggagtggagaggaagggtGTAGCATGAGGGAGACACGGAGGATAGTCACACAGGAGAGGGCAAG AAGCCTTTCTAGACTACCCGCATCTTCAGACTCCCCTGCTATAATGAATGGAACATCCCAGTCCAATACTGCCACAATAGCTGGATCTACAAACAAA AACCAAAGCCAAACCAGAGGAAGAAAAGGGCTAGAATGGCAAGACAGCTGGTCCAGCACTCACacag GGAAACGGGAGGAGGCATTGAACCAGTACAACTCTGCCCTGGCAGAGCTGCCCCCTAACACGACCTCTAAGACCAGGTCTCAGGATGGCTTTAATCTGCTCCTACGCCGCCATGGAGGCTCCAAGAGGAACTCTCTTCTGCGCTGGTGTCAGAGCCGCACTCAGGGCTACAAG AATATTGACATCACTAACTTCAGCAGTAGCTGGGCGGATGGTCTGGCCTTCTGTGCTGTGTACCACACCTACCTCCCCTCACACATCCCCTACTGCACCCTTAGCCCTGACAATAAG